In a single window of the Elaeis guineensis isolate ETL-2024a chromosome 8, EG11, whole genome shotgun sequence genome:
- the LOC140851234 gene encoding ABC transporter G family member 14-like, producing the protein MGLLFFFTIFWGFFPLYNAIFTFSIERAMLIKEHSPGTYRLSYFFTRMAGDLSMELILPTAFMVISYWMGGLKPSPSEFFLTLGVILLNVLISQGLGLAIGAILMYVKQASTLASVTTLTFLLVGGYYILHIPPFIVWLKRISFIYYCYKLLLGVQFHENENYECGSREFCKVVDIPVITHMRLHKKGLDVALEVYSFTERGAEAIIAIGTWPRGDNSGRHQLQSKDFDALSGDNI; encoded by the exons ATGGGACTTCTGTTCTTCTTTACCATATTTTGGGGCTTCTTCCCTCTCTACAATGCCATCTTCACCTTCTCGATCGAGCGAGCAATGCTGATCAAGGAACATTCACCGGGAACGTACCGTCTCTCCTACTTCTTCACTCGCATGGCCGGCGACCTATCGATGGAGCTCATCCTTCCGACAGCCTTCATGGTCATAAGTTACTGGATGGGGGGACTCAAGCCTTCACCCTCTGAATTCTTCCTCACCCTTGGTGTCATCCTTCTAAATGTCCTCATCTCACAGGGTCTGGGCCTTGCCATTGGGgccattctaatgtatgtgaagCAAGCCAGCACCCTTGCATCCGTGACCACTCTCACTTTCTTGCTAGTTGGTGGATACTATATTCTCCACATACCACCTTTTATTGTCTGGCTGAAGCGCATTTCTTTCATCTACTACTGCTACAAGCTTCTCCTAGGGGTACAATTTCATGAAAACGAGAACTATGAGTGTGGTTCCAGAGAGTTTTGCAAGGTTGTCGACATCCCTGTGATCACGCACATGAGGCTGCACAAGAAAGGATTGGATGTGGCT CTAGAAGTCTATTCCTTCACCGAAAGGGGAGCAGAAGCAATAATTGCCATTGGAACATGGCCCAGAGGTGATAATAGTGGCCGGCATCAGCTCCAAAGCAAGGATTTCGATGCTCTCTCTGGCGACAACATCTAA